The Henckelia pumila isolate YLH828 chromosome 2, ASM3356847v2, whole genome shotgun sequence genome includes a window with the following:
- the LOC140881406 gene encoding probable methyltransferase PMT28, with translation MAIARFGRQVKRSYQSYGFFVKLSVVIILGLCFVFVWSAFSNFSVTDTRESFDDIVEPVSVSAGKAGNSQISSGPRNGQESGKQRFKSGLDDKVKKSVNGSVVLKPEERPEKVESAGVERRGDEDSRSSKGSGEGKNEENDGSEVKEVTKEEEEEDGRNDKEGEELESDGNENEEVEGDPDLVNAENLDQETLDEEIESSVKKTNKISGPLFDPKARYTWKLCNTRSKYNYIPCIDIESGTGKIQSYRHHERSCPRSAVMCLVPLPHDGYGEPVHWPESKMKILYKNVAHPKLASYIKSQDWVVESGEYLTFPSNLSVFKGGIQHYLESIEEMVPDIEWGKNIRVALDIGCQDSSLAASLLEKNVLTLTLGLKDDLVDLTQVALERGFPAVVSPFATRRLPFPSGVFDTIHCGDCSISWHSNGGKLILEMNRILRPGGYFILSTKHSTIEAEEALSMLTSSICWNILADKSDEVSDIGVKIYQKPETNDIYELRRKKVPALCKENENPDATWYFPLKTCLHTIPEGIEQRGTEWPAEWPNRLNVFPEWMNDQEKLIADSEHWKAIVNNSYLIGMGIDWSAIRNVMDMKAISGGFAAALADQKIWVMNIVPVHAPNTLPIIFERGLIGAYHDWCESFGSYPRSYDLLHADHLFSRLKNNRCKQTITIVVEMDRLVRPSGWVIIRDKVEILNPLEDILRSLHWDIRMTFAQNKEGILCAQKTIWRP, from the exons ATGGCTATTGCAAGATTCGGTCGCCAAGTTAAACGCTCGTACCAGTCATATGGGTTCTTCGTGAAGTTGTCAGTAGTTATAATCTTGGGCTTGTGTTTTGTATTCGTCTGGTCTGCGTTTTCAAATTTTTCTGTCACTGATACAAGGGAGAGCTTTGATGATATTGTTGAGCCAGTGTCTGTATCTGCTGGGAAGGCGGGTAATTCACAGATTAGTTCTGGACCCAGAAATGGTCAAGAAAGTGGCAAGCAgagatttaagtctggattgGATGATAAAGTCAAGAAAAGTGTGAATGGGTCTGTGGTGTTGAAGCCCGAGGAGAGGCCGGAGAAGGTGGAATCTGCGGGTGTGGAGAGAAGAGGTGATGAGGATTCGAGGTCGTCGAAAGGATCTGGCGAGGGGAAAAACGAAGAGAATGATGGATCTGAGGTGAAAGAGGTGACAAAagaggaggaggaggaagatGGCAGAAATGATAAAGAAGGTGAAGAGTTGGAGAGTGATGGTAATGAAAATGAGGAGGTGGAAGGGGATCCTGATTTGGTTAATGCAGAAAACTTGGATCAAGAAACTCTAGACGAAGAAATAGAAAGTTCAGTGAAGAAGACGAATAAGATTTCCGGTCCTCTATTTGATCCTAAAGCAAGATATACATGGAAATTATGCAACACTAGAAGCAAGTATAACTACATTCCTTGCATTGACATTGAAAGTGGGACAGGAAAGATACAGAGTTATCGGCATCATGAGAGGAGTTGTCCTAGATCAGCTGTTATGTGTCTCGTTCCGCTTCCCCATGACGGTTATGGTGAGCCCGTGCACTGGCCTGAGAGCAAAATGAAG atattatataaaaatgtggCACATCCGAAATTAGCGTCATATATAAAGTCCCAAGATTGGGTGGTGGAATCTGGAGAATATCTTACTTTTCCCTCGAATCTATCTGTTTTCAAAGGCGGAATTCAGCATTACCTAGAATCCATAGAAGAG ATGGTACCTGACATTGAGTGGGGAAAAAACATACGCGTAGCATTAGATATTGGCTGTCAGGATTCGAGCTTGGCAGCTTCGCTACTTGAGAAGAATGTATTGACACTTACACTCGGGTTGAAAGATGACCTGGTGGACCTGACTCAAGTTGCCCTTGAACGTGGTTTTCCTGCGGTAGTCAGTCCCTTTGCAACTCGTAGACTTCCTTTTCCTAGCGGAGTCTTTGATACAATTCATTGTGGTGATTGCAGTATTTCGTGGCATTCAAATG GAGGTAAGCTTATCCTAGAAATGAATCGGATTTTGAGGCCTGGAGGGTATTTTATTTTGTCTACTAAGCACAGTACTATTGAAGCTGAAGAAG CTTTGTCCATGTTGACCTCCTCAATCTGTTGGAACATCCTGGCTGATAAATCCGATGAGGTCAGTGACATAGGTGTCAAGATATATCAAAAACCAGAAACAAATGACATATATGAATTGAGGAGGAAAAAAGTTCCAGCTCTATGCAAGGAAAATGAGAACCCCGATGCTACCTG GTACTTTCCATTGAAAACTTGCCTGCACACTATCCCCGAGGGAATCGAACAACGTGGGACGGAATGGCCTGCAGAATGGCCGAATAGGCTTAATGTATTTCCCGAATGGATGAACGATCAAGAGAAATTGATTGCTGACAGTGAGCATTGGAAAGCTATTGTGAACAATTCTTATCTTATTGGAATGGGCATCGACTGGTCCGCTATCCGCAATGTAATGGACATGAAAGCAATAAGTGGAGG ATTTGCTGCTGCGCTTGCAGACCAGAAGATTTGGGTTATGAATATTGTTCCTGTTCATGCACCCAACACACTTCCAATTATTTTTGAGCGAGGCCTTATTGGTGCTTACCACGACTGGTGCGAATCTTTTGGTTCGTACCCAAGATCGTATGACCTACTGCATGCTGATCATCTCTTCTCCAGGCTTAAGAATAATAG ATGCAAACAAACAATAACAATCGTTGTTGAGATGGATCGACTAGTAAGGCCGAGTGGTTGGGTGATCATACGTGACAAGGTAGAAATACTTAATCCACTCGAAGATATTCTTAGAAGCTTGCACTGGGATATCCGGATGACGTTTGCACAAAACAAAGAAGGTATCCTTTGTGCCCAGAAAACCATTTGGCGACCCTGA